From one Bos indicus x Bos taurus breed Angus x Brahman F1 hybrid chromosome 7, Bos_hybrid_MaternalHap_v2.0, whole genome shotgun sequence genomic stretch:
- the KHSRP gene encoding far upstream element-binding protein 2 isoform X3 — protein MSDYSTGGPPPGPPPPAGGGGGSGGAGGAGGGPPPGPPGAGDRGGGGPGGGGPGGGSAGGPSQPPGGGGPGIRKDAFADAVQRARQIAAKIGGDAATTVNNSTPDFGFGGQKRQLEDGDQPESKKLASQGDSMSSQLGPIHPPPRTSMTEEYRVPDGMVGLIIGRGGEQINKIQQDSGCKVQISPDSGGLPERSVSLTGAPESVQKAKMMLDDIVSRGRGGPPGQFHDNANGGQNGTVQEIMIPAGKAGLVIGKGGETIKQLQERAGVKMILIQDGSQNTNVDKPLRIIGDPYKVQQACEMVMDILRERDQGGFGDRNEYGSRIGGGIDVPVPRHSVGVVIGRSGEMIKKIQNDAGVRIQFKQDDGTGPEKIAHIMGPPDRCEHAARIINDLLQSLRSGPPGPPGGPGMPPGGRGRGRGQGNWGPPGGEMTFSIPTHKCGLVIGRGGENVKAINQQTGAFVEISRQLPPNGDPNFKLFIIRGSPQQIDHAKQLIEEKIEVGSAQEGFWVSGPSSSSCSTDLVHFSFLQGPLCPVGPGPGGPGPAGPMGPFNPGPFNQGPPGAPPHAGGPPPHQYPPQGWGNTYPQWQPPAPHDPNKAAAAAADPNAAWAAYYSHYYQQPPGPVPGPAPAPAAPPTQGEPPQPPPAGQSDYTKAWEEYYKKIGQQPQQPGAPPQQDYTKAWEEYYKKQAQVATGGGPGAPPGSQPDYSAAWAEYYRQQAAYYGQTPGPGGPQPPPTQQGQQQAQ, from the exons ATGTCGGACTACAGCACGGGAGGACCCCCGCCCGGGCCGCCGCCACCcgccggcgggggcggggggtccGGAGGAGCCGGGGGCGCCGGGGGAGGCCCGCCACCGGGCCCGCCGGGCGCGGGGGACCGGGGCGGCGGCGGtcccggcggcggcggcccgggcGGAGGGTCGGCCGGTGGCCCCTCGCAGCCACCCGGCGGGGGCGGCCCGGGAATCCGCAAGGACGCCTTCGCAGACGCCGTGCAGCGGGCCCGCCAG ATCGCAGCCAAGATTGGAGGCGACGCAGCTACCACAGTGAATAACAGCACTcctgattttggttttgggggcCAAAAGAGGCAGTTAGAAGATGGAG ACCAACCAGAGAGCAAGAAGCTGGCTTCCCAGGGAGACT CCATGAGTTCTCAACTCGGACCCATTCATCCTCCCCCCAG GACTTCAATGACAGAAGAGTACCGAGTTCCAGACGGCATGGTGGGACTAA TCATCGGCAGAGGAGGTGAACAGATTAACAAAATCCAGCAGGACTCAGGCTGCAAAGTCCAAATCTCTCCAG ACAGCGGTGGCCTACCTGAACGCAGTGTGTCCTTGACAGGAGCCCCGGAATCTGTGCA GAAAGCGAAGATGATGCTGGACGACATTGTCTCCCGGGGCCGTGGGGGGCCCCCGGGCCAGTTCCACGACAACGCCAACGGGGGCCAGAACGGCACAGTGCAGGAGATCATGATCCCCGCGGGCAAGGCTGGCCTGGTCATTGGCAAGGGCGGGGAGACCATCAAGCAGCTGCAG GAACGGGCTGGAGTGAAGATGATTTTAATCCAGGATGGCTCCCAGAACACGAATGTGGACAAACCGCTGCGGATCATCGGAGACCCTTACAAAGTGCAG CAAGCCTGCGAAATGGTGATGGACATCCTGCGGGAGCGTGACCAGGGTGGCTTTGGAGACCGGAACGAGTATGGGTCCCGGATCGGCGGGGGCATCGAC GTGCCAGTGCCCAGGCATTCTGTGGGTGTGGTCATCGGCCGGAGTGGGGAGATGATCAAGAAGATCCAGAATGACGCTGGTGTTCGGATACAGTTTAAACAAG ACGATGGGACGGGTCCTGAGAAGATAGCACACATCATGGGACCCCCAGACCGGTGTGAGCACGCCGCGCGGATTATCAACGATCTCCTCCAGAGCCTCAGG AGCGGTCCCCCAGGTCCTCCAGGGGGTCCTGGCATGCCCCCAGGAGGCCGAGGTCGAGGCCGGGGCCAAGGCAACTGGGGCCCTCCAGGTGGGGAGATGACCTTCTCCATCCCCACCCACAAGTGTGGGCTGGTCATTGGCCGAG GCGGCGAGAACGTGAAAGCCATAAACCAGCAGACAGGCGCTTTTGTAGAGATATCTCGGCAGCTGCCACCCAATGGAGACCCCAACTTCAAGCTGTTCATCATCCGGGGCTCGCCCCAGCAGATCGACCATGCCAAGCAGCTCATTGAAGAGAAGATCGAGGTGGGCTCAGCTCAAGAGGGGTTCTGGGTATCTGGGCCCAGTTCTTCCTCCTGTTCCACTGATCTCGTCCACTTTTCATTCCTCCAGGGTCCCCTCTGCCCAGTCGGACCAGGCCCGGGGGGACCAGGCCCTGCCGGCCCCATGGGGCCCTTCAACCCCGGGCCCTTCAATCAGGGCCCACCTGGGGCTCCCCCTCA TGCTGGAGGCCCCCCTCCTCACCAGTACCCACCCCAGGGCTGGGGCAACACCTACCCTCAGTGGCAGCCGCCTGCTCCTCATGACCCGA ATAAAGCCGCAGCCGCCGCAGCCGACCCCAACGCCGCCTGGGCCGCCTACTACTCACACTACTACCAGCAGCCCCCAGGCCCTGTGCCCGGCCCGGCACCAGCCCCCGCGGCCCCACCCACCCAGGGTGAGCCCCCTCAGCCTCCACCTGCTGGTCAGTCGGACTACACTAAGGCCTGGGAAGAGTATTACAAAAAGATCG GCCAGCAGCCCCAGCAGCCTGGAGCGCCCCCGCAGCAGGACTACACGAAGGCCTGGGAAGAGTACTACAAGAAGCAGG CTCAAGTGGCCACCGGAGGGGGTCCAGGAGCACCCCCGGGTTCCCAGCCAGACTACAGTGCTGCCTGGGCTGAATATTACAGACAGCAAGCCGCTTACTACGGACAGACTCCAGGTCCAGGCGGCCCCCAGCCTCCGCCCACACAGCAGGGACAGCAGCAG GCTCAATGA
- the KHSRP gene encoding far upstream element-binding protein 2 isoform X1: MSDYSTGGPPPGPPPPAGGGGGSGGAGGAGGGPPPGPPGAGDRGGGGPGGGGPGGGSAGGPSQPPGGGGPGIRKDAFADAVQRARQIAAKIGGDAATTVNNSTPDFGFGGQKRQLEDGDQPESKKLASQGDSMSSQLGPIHPPPRTSMTEEYRVPDGMVGLIIGRGGEQINKIQQDSGCKVQISPDSGGLPERSVSLTGAPESVQKAKMMLDDIVSRGRGGPPGQFHDNANGGQNGTVQEIMIPAGKAGLVIGKGGETIKQLQERAGVKMILIQDGSQNTNVDKPLRIIGDPYKVQQACEMVMDILRERDQGGFGDRNEYGSRIGGGIDVPVPRHSVGVVIGRSGEMIKKIQNDAGVRIQFKQDDGTGPEKIAHIMGPPDRCEHAARIINDLLQSLRSGPPGPPGGPGMPPGGRGRGRGQGNWGPPGGEMTFSIPTHKCGLVIGRGGENVKAINQQTGAFVEISRQLPPNGDPNFKLFIIRGSPQQIDHAKQLIEEKIEVGSAQEGFWVSGPSSSSCSTDLVHFSFLQGPLCPVGPGPGGPGPAGPMGPFNPGPFNQGPPGAPPHAGGPPPHQYPPQGWGNTYPQWQPPAPHDPNKAAAAAADPNAAWAAYYSHYYQQPPGPVPGPAPAPAAPPTQGEPPQPPPAGQSDYTKAWEEYYKKIGQQPQQPGAPPQQDYTKAWEEYYKKQAQVATGGGPGAPPGSQPDYSAAWAEYYRQQAAYYGQTPGPGGPQPPPTQQGQQQASGNCHPPPPPFSFQPPATVHPALVGSAGNPFPCGVCP, translated from the exons ATGTCGGACTACAGCACGGGAGGACCCCCGCCCGGGCCGCCGCCACCcgccggcgggggcggggggtccGGAGGAGCCGGGGGCGCCGGGGGAGGCCCGCCACCGGGCCCGCCGGGCGCGGGGGACCGGGGCGGCGGCGGtcccggcggcggcggcccgggcGGAGGGTCGGCCGGTGGCCCCTCGCAGCCACCCGGCGGGGGCGGCCCGGGAATCCGCAAGGACGCCTTCGCAGACGCCGTGCAGCGGGCCCGCCAG ATCGCAGCCAAGATTGGAGGCGACGCAGCTACCACAGTGAATAACAGCACTcctgattttggttttgggggcCAAAAGAGGCAGTTAGAAGATGGAG ACCAACCAGAGAGCAAGAAGCTGGCTTCCCAGGGAGACT CCATGAGTTCTCAACTCGGACCCATTCATCCTCCCCCCAG GACTTCAATGACAGAAGAGTACCGAGTTCCAGACGGCATGGTGGGACTAA TCATCGGCAGAGGAGGTGAACAGATTAACAAAATCCAGCAGGACTCAGGCTGCAAAGTCCAAATCTCTCCAG ACAGCGGTGGCCTACCTGAACGCAGTGTGTCCTTGACAGGAGCCCCGGAATCTGTGCA GAAAGCGAAGATGATGCTGGACGACATTGTCTCCCGGGGCCGTGGGGGGCCCCCGGGCCAGTTCCACGACAACGCCAACGGGGGCCAGAACGGCACAGTGCAGGAGATCATGATCCCCGCGGGCAAGGCTGGCCTGGTCATTGGCAAGGGCGGGGAGACCATCAAGCAGCTGCAG GAACGGGCTGGAGTGAAGATGATTTTAATCCAGGATGGCTCCCAGAACACGAATGTGGACAAACCGCTGCGGATCATCGGAGACCCTTACAAAGTGCAG CAAGCCTGCGAAATGGTGATGGACATCCTGCGGGAGCGTGACCAGGGTGGCTTTGGAGACCGGAACGAGTATGGGTCCCGGATCGGCGGGGGCATCGAC GTGCCAGTGCCCAGGCATTCTGTGGGTGTGGTCATCGGCCGGAGTGGGGAGATGATCAAGAAGATCCAGAATGACGCTGGTGTTCGGATACAGTTTAAACAAG ACGATGGGACGGGTCCTGAGAAGATAGCACACATCATGGGACCCCCAGACCGGTGTGAGCACGCCGCGCGGATTATCAACGATCTCCTCCAGAGCCTCAGG AGCGGTCCCCCAGGTCCTCCAGGGGGTCCTGGCATGCCCCCAGGAGGCCGAGGTCGAGGCCGGGGCCAAGGCAACTGGGGCCCTCCAGGTGGGGAGATGACCTTCTCCATCCCCACCCACAAGTGTGGGCTGGTCATTGGCCGAG GCGGCGAGAACGTGAAAGCCATAAACCAGCAGACAGGCGCTTTTGTAGAGATATCTCGGCAGCTGCCACCCAATGGAGACCCCAACTTCAAGCTGTTCATCATCCGGGGCTCGCCCCAGCAGATCGACCATGCCAAGCAGCTCATTGAAGAGAAGATCGAGGTGGGCTCAGCTCAAGAGGGGTTCTGGGTATCTGGGCCCAGTTCTTCCTCCTGTTCCACTGATCTCGTCCACTTTTCATTCCTCCAGGGTCCCCTCTGCCCAGTCGGACCAGGCCCGGGGGGACCAGGCCCTGCCGGCCCCATGGGGCCCTTCAACCCCGGGCCCTTCAATCAGGGCCCACCTGGGGCTCCCCCTCA TGCTGGAGGCCCCCCTCCTCACCAGTACCCACCCCAGGGCTGGGGCAACACCTACCCTCAGTGGCAGCCGCCTGCTCCTCATGACCCGA ATAAAGCCGCAGCCGCCGCAGCCGACCCCAACGCCGCCTGGGCCGCCTACTACTCACACTACTACCAGCAGCCCCCAGGCCCTGTGCCCGGCCCGGCACCAGCCCCCGCGGCCCCACCCACCCAGGGTGAGCCCCCTCAGCCTCCACCTGCTGGTCAGTCGGACTACACTAAGGCCTGGGAAGAGTATTACAAAAAGATCG GCCAGCAGCCCCAGCAGCCTGGAGCGCCCCCGCAGCAGGACTACACGAAGGCCTGGGAAGAGTACTACAAGAAGCAGG CTCAAGTGGCCACCGGAGGGGGTCCAGGAGCACCCCCGGGTTCCCAGCCAGACTACAGTGCTGCCTGGGCTGAATATTACAGACAGCAAGCCGCTTACTACGGACAGACTCCAGGTCCAGGCGGCCCCCAGCCTCCGCCCACACAGCAGGGACAGCAGCAGGCAAGTGGGAATtgccaccctcctcctcctcctttctccttccaaCCCCCGGCCACCGTCCATCCTGCCTTAGTGGGTAGCGCCGGAAACCCCTTCCCCTGCGGGGTGTGTCCTTGA
- the KHSRP gene encoding far upstream element-binding protein 2 isoform X2 produces the protein MSDYSTGGPPPGPPPPAGGGGGSGGAGGAGGGPPPGPPGAGDRGGGGPGGGGPGGGSAGGPSQPPGGGGPGIRKDAFADAVQRARQIAAKIGGDAATTVNNSTPDFGFGGQKRQLEDGDQPESKKLASQGDSMSSQLGPIHPPPRTSMTEEYRVPDGMVGLIIGRGGEQINKIQQDSGCKVQISPDSGGLPERSVSLTGAPESVQKAKMMLDDIVSRGRGGPPGQFHDNANGGQNGTVQEIMIPAGKAGLVIGKGGETIKQLQERAGVKMILIQDGSQNTNVDKPLRIIGDPYKVQQACEMVMDILRERDQGGFGDRNEYGSRIGGGIDVPVPRHSVGVVIGRSGEMIKKIQNDAGVRIQFKQDDGTGPEKIAHIMGPPDRCEHAARIINDLLQSLRSGPPGPPGGPGMPPGGRGRGRGQGNWGPPGGEMTFSIPTHKCGLVIGRGGENVKAINQQTGAFVEISRQLPPNGDPNFKLFIIRGSPQQIDHAKQLIEEKIEGPLCPVGPGPGGPGPAGPMGPFNPGPFNQGPPGAPPHAGGPPPHQYPPQGWGNTYPQWQPPAPHDPNKAAAAAADPNAAWAAYYSHYYQQPPGPVPGPAPAPAAPPTQGEPPQPPPAGQSDYTKAWEEYYKKIGQQPQQPGAPPQQDYTKAWEEYYKKQAQVATGGGPGAPPGSQPDYSAAWAEYYRQQAAYYGQTPGPGGPQPPPTQQGQQQASGNCHPPPPPFSFQPPATVHPALVGSAGNPFPCGVCP, from the exons ATGTCGGACTACAGCACGGGAGGACCCCCGCCCGGGCCGCCGCCACCcgccggcgggggcggggggtccGGAGGAGCCGGGGGCGCCGGGGGAGGCCCGCCACCGGGCCCGCCGGGCGCGGGGGACCGGGGCGGCGGCGGtcccggcggcggcggcccgggcGGAGGGTCGGCCGGTGGCCCCTCGCAGCCACCCGGCGGGGGCGGCCCGGGAATCCGCAAGGACGCCTTCGCAGACGCCGTGCAGCGGGCCCGCCAG ATCGCAGCCAAGATTGGAGGCGACGCAGCTACCACAGTGAATAACAGCACTcctgattttggttttgggggcCAAAAGAGGCAGTTAGAAGATGGAG ACCAACCAGAGAGCAAGAAGCTGGCTTCCCAGGGAGACT CCATGAGTTCTCAACTCGGACCCATTCATCCTCCCCCCAG GACTTCAATGACAGAAGAGTACCGAGTTCCAGACGGCATGGTGGGACTAA TCATCGGCAGAGGAGGTGAACAGATTAACAAAATCCAGCAGGACTCAGGCTGCAAAGTCCAAATCTCTCCAG ACAGCGGTGGCCTACCTGAACGCAGTGTGTCCTTGACAGGAGCCCCGGAATCTGTGCA GAAAGCGAAGATGATGCTGGACGACATTGTCTCCCGGGGCCGTGGGGGGCCCCCGGGCCAGTTCCACGACAACGCCAACGGGGGCCAGAACGGCACAGTGCAGGAGATCATGATCCCCGCGGGCAAGGCTGGCCTGGTCATTGGCAAGGGCGGGGAGACCATCAAGCAGCTGCAG GAACGGGCTGGAGTGAAGATGATTTTAATCCAGGATGGCTCCCAGAACACGAATGTGGACAAACCGCTGCGGATCATCGGAGACCCTTACAAAGTGCAG CAAGCCTGCGAAATGGTGATGGACATCCTGCGGGAGCGTGACCAGGGTGGCTTTGGAGACCGGAACGAGTATGGGTCCCGGATCGGCGGGGGCATCGAC GTGCCAGTGCCCAGGCATTCTGTGGGTGTGGTCATCGGCCGGAGTGGGGAGATGATCAAGAAGATCCAGAATGACGCTGGTGTTCGGATACAGTTTAAACAAG ACGATGGGACGGGTCCTGAGAAGATAGCACACATCATGGGACCCCCAGACCGGTGTGAGCACGCCGCGCGGATTATCAACGATCTCCTCCAGAGCCTCAGG AGCGGTCCCCCAGGTCCTCCAGGGGGTCCTGGCATGCCCCCAGGAGGCCGAGGTCGAGGCCGGGGCCAAGGCAACTGGGGCCCTCCAGGTGGGGAGATGACCTTCTCCATCCCCACCCACAAGTGTGGGCTGGTCATTGGCCGAG GCGGCGAGAACGTGAAAGCCATAAACCAGCAGACAGGCGCTTTTGTAGAGATATCTCGGCAGCTGCCACCCAATGGAGACCCCAACTTCAAGCTGTTCATCATCCGGGGCTCGCCCCAGCAGATCGACCATGCCAAGCAGCTCATTGAAGAGAAGATCGAG GGTCCCCTCTGCCCAGTCGGACCAGGCCCGGGGGGACCAGGCCCTGCCGGCCCCATGGGGCCCTTCAACCCCGGGCCCTTCAATCAGGGCCCACCTGGGGCTCCCCCTCA TGCTGGAGGCCCCCCTCCTCACCAGTACCCACCCCAGGGCTGGGGCAACACCTACCCTCAGTGGCAGCCGCCTGCTCCTCATGACCCGA ATAAAGCCGCAGCCGCCGCAGCCGACCCCAACGCCGCCTGGGCCGCCTACTACTCACACTACTACCAGCAGCCCCCAGGCCCTGTGCCCGGCCCGGCACCAGCCCCCGCGGCCCCACCCACCCAGGGTGAGCCCCCTCAGCCTCCACCTGCTGGTCAGTCGGACTACACTAAGGCCTGGGAAGAGTATTACAAAAAGATCG GCCAGCAGCCCCAGCAGCCTGGAGCGCCCCCGCAGCAGGACTACACGAAGGCCTGGGAAGAGTACTACAAGAAGCAGG CTCAAGTGGCCACCGGAGGGGGTCCAGGAGCACCCCCGGGTTCCCAGCCAGACTACAGTGCTGCCTGGGCTGAATATTACAGACAGCAAGCCGCTTACTACGGACAGACTCCAGGTCCAGGCGGCCCCCAGCCTCCGCCCACACAGCAGGGACAGCAGCAGGCAAGTGGGAATtgccaccctcctcctcctcctttctccttccaaCCCCCGGCCACCGTCCATCCTGCCTTAGTGGGTAGCGCCGGAAACCCCTTCCCCTGCGGGGTGTGTCCTTGA
- the SLC25A23 gene encoding calcium-binding mitochondrial carrier protein SCaMC-3 isoform X7 — translation MMGAQPEQTQKPSSRVQTLFKRVKAFFTKTGPPPPPPAPSRNLGCTHVYGYVFGHLGEREPEHSPSQQVLDTGEQLMVPVDVLEVDNEGALWKFLLSGAMAGAVSRTGTAPLDRAKVYMQVYSSKKNFMNLLGGLRSLIQEGGIRSLWRGNGINVLKIAPEYAIKFSVFEQCKNYFCGVHESPPFQERLLAGSLAVATSQTLINPMEVLKTRLTLRRTGQYKGLLDCARQILEQEGTRALYRGYLPNMLGIIPYACTDLAVYEMLNCLWLKSGRDMKDPSGLVSLSSVTLSTTCGQMASYPLTLVRTRMQAQDTVEGSNPTMCGVFRRILAQQGWPGLYRGMTPTLLKVLPAGGISYVVYEAMKKTLGV, via the exons ATGATGGGAGCCCAACCAGAGCAAACTCAGAAGCCCAGCTCGCGGGTCCAGACCCTGTTTAAGAGGGTCAAGGCCTTCTTCACCAAAActggtcccccacccccacccccagccccctcccggAATCTGGGCTGTACCCACGTGTACGGGTACGTGTTTGGGCACCTGGGGGAAAGAGAACCGGAGCATTCCCCATCGCAGCAG GTGCTGGACACAGGGGAGCAGCTGATGGTCCCCGTGGATGTCCTGGAAGTGGATAATGAGGGAGCCTTGTGGAAGTTCCTCCTCTCGGGAGCCATGGCTGGGGCAGTGTCTCGCACAGGCACGGCCCCTCTGGACCGTGCCAAGGTGTACATGCAG GTCTACTCCTCCAAGAAGAATTTCATGAATCTGCTGGGAGGTCTCCGGAGCCTGATCCAGGAAGGGGGCATCCGTTCACTCTGGAGGGGCAACGGTATCAATGTGCTCAAAATTGCCCCGGAGTACGCCATCAAGTTCTCTGTCTTCGAacag TGTAAAAACTACTTCTGTGGAGTGCACGAGTCCCCACCCTTTCAGGAACGTCTCCTTGCTGGCTCTCTGGCTGTGGCCACTTCCCAGACGCTCATCAACCCCATGGAG GTGCTGAAGACGCGGCTGACCCTGCGGCGGACCGGCCAGTACAAGGGGCTGCTGGACTGCGCCAGGCAGATCCTGGAGCAGGAGGGCACCCGCGCCCTTTACCGTGGGTACCTCCCCAACATGCTTGGCATCATCCCGTATGCCTGCACCGACCTGGCCGTCTATGAG ATGCTCAACTGTCTCTGGCTGAAATCAGGCAGGGACATGAAGGACCCTAGTGGCTTGGTCAGTCTGTCGTCTGTGACACTGTCCACCACCTGTGGACAGATGGCCAGTTACCCGCTGACTTTGGTGCGCACCAGGATGCAAGCCCAAG ACACTGTGGAGGGTTCAAACCCcaccatgtgtggagtcttccgGAGGATCCTGGCCCAGCAGGGCTGGCCAGGGCTGTACCGAGGCATGACCCCCACATTACTGAAGGTGCTGCCTGCAGGCGGCATCAGCTACGTGGTGTATGAAGCCATGAAGAAGACCCTGGGAGTATAA